From Pseudomonas sp. stari2:
GCGCCGAACAAGGCGAAGGTGCACGGTTCAACCGTAATCGAAGGCATGATGTTTGTTCTTTTATCAAGTTAAGCTACAAATACCTTTTTTCAAGGCATCACTCAAGGGAAAATGTAGTAATAACCACAACATTTTCGCAAAATACAGATTCCGAGTGGTGGTCGGTCGGAGCCATCAGTAGGATAGGCCACCGTCACGGGCCACATCAAAGGCCCAATTTGCATAGCCGCGCGCTTATCGGCGCCGGTGAATCTAGGAAATCCATATGGACCGCGTGCGAAATTTACTGGAACAGATCCAGAGTCGCCTTGAAGAGCTGAACAAGGCCGAACGCAAAGTCGCCGAAGTGATCCTGCTCAACCCACAGCAGGCCACCCGCTTCAGCATCGCCGCCCTCGCCCAGGCCGCTTCGGTCAGTGAACCGACGGTCAACCGTTTCTGCCGTTCATTCGGCGTCAGCGGCTACCCCGAACTCAAGCTGCAACTAGCCCAGAGCCTGGCCAGCGGCGCAGCGTATGTCAGCCGTGCAGTGGAAGCTGACGACAATCCCGAAGCCTACACACAGAAAATTTTCGGCAGCGCCATCGCCTCCCTGGACAGCGCTTGCCAGGCACTGGACCCGAATCTGATCAGCCGCGCCGTCGACCTGTTGATCCAGGCCCGGCAGATTCACTTCTTCGGCCTCGGCGCCTCGGCCCCCGTGGCTTTGGACGCACAGCACAAGTTCTTCCGTTTCAACCTGGCCGTCACCGCCCACGCCGATGTGCTGATGCAACGAATGATTGCTTCGGTGGCGCACACCGGCGAGTTGTTCGTGATCATTTCCTACACCGGTCGCACCCGCGAGCTGGTGGAAGTGGCGCGCATCGCCCGGGAAAACGGCGCTTCGGTACTCGGCCTGACCGCCGAGAACTCGCCACTGGCCAAGGCCAGCACCCTGAGCTTGAATATTCCGTTGCCGGAAGACACCGACATCTACATGCCAATGACTTCACGGATCATTCAGTTGACGGTGCTGGATGTGTTGGCGACTGGCATGACGCTGCGTCGCGGGGTGGATTTCCAGCCGCATCTGCGCAAGATCAAAGAAAGCTTGAATGCTAGCCGGTATCCGGTGGGTGACGAGTTCAACTAGTTCGTGCTGATCGCTCCCACGCTTGCGCGTGGGAGCGATGACTAAGCAGCAGCCCAAGCCTGCAAACTCAAATGCGCCTTTTCCCCCGGCGCCAGATGCAAGCTGTCGGTCCCCCCCGCCGCTGCTTCAACGCAGACAAATTCCGAGATCTCATCCCAGCTCACGCCCAGCAGCGGCCGCGCCCCCGGATGCCAGACCACCGTGTCCGCACTCTCGCCGGTATCGATGCACAGTTCGCGCTGCCAGGCGTGATCCTTGAGCTGTAATTCACCGTCGTGCTGGAACACGCGCTGACAGCCGCCATCGACCCGCAACTCGCCTTCCTGCTGACAGACTTCACGGTTCAGCTGGTCGTAACCCTGCGCCCCTTCGAGCCCAGACAGCGCTATCTCACTTACATCGCCAATACGCCAGTAAGCGTGCAAAGCCTGGCTCAACTGGCACGGCATGTCGTCCTGATGCTCGGTGCTCAGGCGCAATTCCATGCGTTCACCCAGGTGCGCGTGCAGGTCCACCTGCCAATCGCACAGCTGCAATTGCCAGTGCAGGCGCACGCCGTCATCGGCGGTACTGCTGTCGAGCAGTTTCCAGTCCAGCAATCGCGCCCAGCCATGGGACGGCCATGCGTTTTCACTCGGATGGCGGCCATACCACGGCCAGCAAACCGGTACACCGCCACGGATCGCGCCGACATGCGGCCACTTCGCCGCGCACCACAACCACGGCTTTTGTCCGCGCGGCTGAAAGTGCAGCAATTGCGCACCCTGACGACTGAACACCGCCTGACACAGCGGATGGTCGATCACCAGCACATCGCGCATCTGATAGCGCTCCCAGGCGAACACCGGTCGTTCGCGCAAGGATTTGAAGAAGCGTTGCAGCGGATGCTCATGCATGGGCCACGGTTCCAGATTCAACTTTCATGGGCTGCGACACCCCCTTCCAAAAAAAAGCGGACAGCCTGGGCTGTCCGCAAATATGCGCACATAGAGAGGAGCTTATCGCAGACGCGTTAGAACGTAGACTGAATTTTCAGACCAGCGACCAACGCGTTGTCCACTTGATCCACGCCACCCGGGTGAGTGATGTATTGCAGGTTCGGACGCACGGTCAGCCAGTTGGTAACGTGGAAGCCGTAGTTGATCTCGTAGTTGTATTCGGTCTCGCGAATCGGCGAGAACACCGGATTGTCGTAGTCCGAAACACCGTTGGAAGCGTTCAGCAGCTCGGCGTTTTTCTTCACGTCGTCGTTGACATGGATACGCGCCGCGCCGATACCGACGTCATCCTTCGGACGGGCGTCGAACGGGCCTTTGTAGACAAACATCACCGACTGGTAGTTGTCGATGAAGTTGGTGTCCTTGTCATGGAACGTGGCGTTGGCCGCGATGTTCAGACCACGGGAAGCGTCGCCGTTGTGGCTGGTGAGTTGCTGTTGCGCAACGAACCAGTAGCCGTGCTTGCTGCTGTGGGTGCGGTAGGCATTGCCGGTGGTTGCTGCGTCGTTGCCGTTGATGTCTTCGCGGACGTCTGCGGCATCAGCCGTGCTCTTGTAGTAACCGACGCGGTATTCGCCCGGCAGGCTGTTGACCTTCGGCGACCAGACCAGTTCGACCGGCAGCACAGTACCGGCGGTGCCGCTGCCGCTGAGCTTGAAGCCGTTGCCGTGTTCCAGCTGCGACGGGTTCTGGTTGTACGCGCCGATCTGCGCGTAGAGCTCGTCGTTGATGTTGTACTTCACGCGGATCGCGGCCTGGCTGACGGGCCAGTTGTACCAGATGTTGGTCGCCCAGTTACCGACCTGCGAGCCGCAGAACGCCAGGTTCTGGAAGTCGCACGGGAAGGTGTTGAAGTCTTCGCCTTCACCGAAGTAACCAGCCTTGACGTCGAGCTTGTTGTCAAAGAACTGGTGCTGAATCCACAGCTGGGTCAGACGCACCATGTGGCCACGACCGTAGACTTCCTGCGAGGAAGACAGGGTGCCGGCACGCGGGTCGCCAACGCGGTCGTTGGAGATGTTCTGACCGTTACGGTTGGTCAGCTGGATCTTGGCCTGAGTGTTGTCCCAGCCCCAGAGTTTTTGCAGGTCCAGAGCCACGCCCAGACCGAACTGGTCGCTGTAGCGGCCGGTCTTGTCGTCGTTGTAGCCGCCGTGCAGGTTGGCGCCCATTTCCCCAACGTAGTCAGCCTTGATATCGATGCCTTGCTCGATCAGCTTGGTCCGCTCACCACCCCAGTCGCCCGTCATCCATTTGGAATCGGAGCTGAATGCATCGGCGGCCATGGCATTGCCGGCCAGGACCAATGCGGCCGCGGCTGACACTTGGCAGATCAACCGGGCATTGACGTGTTTCTTTTTCATCCCTACATCCTCGTCTTTATTGTTATTAACTGTTTTTTTCCAACGCGGTTTACATCCCCTGCGCAAATGAGCCTGTTGCAGGCTCACTCCCGCATTGATTTCTTACCGACCCTTGAACTGAGCAACATTGGCGCTGTGCGCTTCGGTCTTCGGCAGACCGGCAACCCCCAGGCGCTCGCCGCTCTTGGCATCGAACAGCAGCACTTTCGACGGATCGAATTGCAGGGTCAGGGTCTCGCCCACCTGCGGCGCCACGTCCGGCGCCAGTCGGCAGCAGACCTTGGTGTCGTTGAGGTTGACGAACACGAGGGTGTCCGGACCGGTCGGCTCGGTGACCTGCACTTCAGCCTTGATACTCGGCAGGCCGTTGCCCTCGCCGTTGGCCAGCGCGATCTGCTCCGGGCGCAGGCCGAGGATCACTTCGCGGTCTTCGAGACCGGCGTCCTGCATCGCCATCGGCAACTCGCAACGGGCCTGGCCGCTGTCCAGCAGCGCCACCAGACGACCGTCCTTGCGTTGCAGACGCAGCGGAATGAAGTTCATCGGCGGCGAACCGATGAAGCTCGCCACGAACAGGTTGGCCGGGTCGTTGTAGATCTCTTTCGGCGTACCGAACTGCTGGATGATGCCGTCCTTCATCACCGCCACTTTGTCGCCCAGAGTCATCGCTTCGATCTGGTCGTGGGTCACGTAGACCGTGGTGGTTTTCAGGCGCTGGTGCATCAGTTTCATTTCGGTGCGCATCTCGACGCGCAGCTTGGCGTCGAGGTTGGACAGCGGTTCGTCGAACAGATAGATCTTTGGTCGACGTGCCAGTGCACGGCCCATCGCCACGCGCTGTTGCTGACCACCGGAGAGCTGGCCCGGCTTGCGGTTGAGCAGGTGCTCGATCTGCAGCAGCTTGGCCACGCGGGCGACTTCTTCGTCGATGGCCGACTGGCTCATCTTGCGGATCTTCAGACCGAACTCGATGTTCTCGCGCACACTCATGGTCGGGTACAGCGCGTAGGACTGGAACACCATGGCGATGTCGCGATCTTTCGGGCTCATGCCGCTGACGTCCTGATCACC
This genomic window contains:
- a CDS encoding MurR/RpiR family transcriptional regulator yields the protein MRNLLEQIQSRLEELNKAERKVAEVILLNPQQATRFSIAALAQAASVSEPTVNRFCRSFGVSGYPELKLQLAQSLASGAAYVSRAVEADDNPEAYTQKIFGSAIASLDSACQALDPNLISRAVDLLIQARQIHFFGLGASAPVALDAQHKFFRFNLAVTAHADVLMQRMIASVAHTGELFVIISYTGRTRELVEVARIARENGASVLGLTAENSPLAKASTLSLNIPLPEDTDIYMPMTSRIIQLTVLDVLATGMTLRRGVDFQPHLRKIKESLNASRYPVGDEFN
- a CDS encoding D-hexose-6-phosphate mutarotase, producing MHEHPLQRFFKSLRERPVFAWERYQMRDVLVIDHPLCQAVFSRQGAQLLHFQPRGQKPWLWCAAKWPHVGAIRGGVPVCWPWYGRHPSENAWPSHGWARLLDWKLLDSSTADDGVRLHWQLQLCDWQVDLHAHLGERMELRLSTEHQDDMPCQLSQALHAYWRIGDVSEIALSGLEGAQGYDQLNREVCQQEGELRVDGGCQRVFQHDGELQLKDHAWQRELCIDTGESADTVVWHPGARPLLGVSWDEISEFVCVEAAAGGTDSLHLAPGEKAHLSLQAWAAA
- a CDS encoding carbohydrate porin, which codes for MKKKHVNARLICQVSAAAALVLAGNAMAADAFSSDSKWMTGDWGGERTKLIEQGIDIKADYVGEMGANLHGGYNDDKTGRYSDQFGLGVALDLQKLWGWDNTQAKIQLTNRNGQNISNDRVGDPRAGTLSSSQEVYGRGHMVRLTQLWIQHQFFDNKLDVKAGYFGEGEDFNTFPCDFQNLAFCGSQVGNWATNIWYNWPVSQAAIRVKYNINDELYAQIGAYNQNPSQLEHGNGFKLSGSGTAGTVLPVELVWSPKVNSLPGEYRVGYYKSTADAADVREDINGNDAATTGNAYRTHSSKHGYWFVAQQQLTSHNGDASRGLNIAANATFHDKDTNFIDNYQSVMFVYKGPFDARPKDDVGIGAARIHVNDDVKKNAELLNASNGVSDYDNPVFSPIRETEYNYEINYGFHVTNWLTVRPNLQYITHPGGVDQVDNALVAGLKIQSTF
- a CDS encoding ABC transporter ATP-binding protein, with protein sequence MATLELRNVNKTYGAGLPDTLKNIELSIKDGEFLILVGPSGCGKSTLMNCIAGLETITGGAIMIGDQDVSGMSPKDRDIAMVFQSYALYPTMSVRENIEFGLKIRKMSQSAIDEEVARVAKLLQIEHLLNRKPGQLSGGQQQRVAMGRALARRPKIYLFDEPLSNLDAKLRVEMRTEMKLMHQRLKTTTVYVTHDQIEAMTLGDKVAVMKDGIIQQFGTPKEIYNDPANLFVASFIGSPPMNFIPLRLQRKDGRLVALLDSGQARCELPMAMQDAGLEDREVILGLRPEQIALANGEGNGLPSIKAEVQVTEPTGPDTLVFVNLNDTKVCCRLAPDVAPQVGETLTLQFDPSKVLLFDAKSGERLGVAGLPKTEAHSANVAQFKGR